From Cataglyphis hispanica isolate Lineage 1 chromosome 19, ULB_Chis1_1.0, whole genome shotgun sequence, one genomic window encodes:
- the LOC126856788 gene encoding kinesin heavy chain isoform X1 yields MAMETPREREIAAEDSIKVVCRFRPLNDSEEKAGSKFIVKFPAGGDENCISIGGKVYLFDKVFKPNATQDKVYNEAAKSIVTDVLAGYNGTIFAYGQTSSGKTHTMEGVIGDPNKQGIIPRIVNDIFNHIYGMEENLEFHIKVSYFEIYMDKIRDLLDVSKVNLSVHEDKNRVPFVKGATERFVSSPEEVFEVIEEGKSNRHIAVTNMNEHSSRSHSVFLINVKQENLENQKKLSGKLYLVDLAGSEKVSKTGAEGTVLDEAKNINKSLSALGNVISALADGNKTHIPYRDSKLTRILQESLGGNARTTIIICCSPASFNESETKSTLDFGKRAKTIKNVVCVNEELTAEEWKRRYEREKEKVARWKGKVDKLEAELSRWRQGETVKPEEQVSLVEAPDVTTPINVSVEGKLDDSPMPATPGGGLMIGSLSNEERQKLEEERERLYQQLDDKDEEINQQSQYVEKLKEQMEEQEELIASARRDYEQLQQEMNRIQQENESAKEEVKEVLQALEELAVNYDQKSQEVELKNKEQESMTEELLAKQVALNNTASELQQLRDMSAHQRKRIAEMLANFLKDLGEIGVAIGGESNENLKIAPPESNGKLEEEFTVARLFISKMKSEVKNLVQRCQGLESFQVDCNKKVSEYEKDLAESRLLISQHEARMQTLAESMKEADARKRALEEEVDALREECAKLKAAEQMQAVTNKEKAEEKEAATKLRVALEEQMDQLRDAHQKQVAALRDELSQKQELISELKDLNQKFTLAHQQMQSDYERLKQEEANKSVKLQELVLLNERRDQARKDLKGLEDTVAKELQTLHNLRKLFVQDLQTRIKKTISAEDNEDDGGSLAQKQKISFLENNLDQLTKVHKQLVRDNADLRCELPKLEKRLRATMERIKALETALRDAKEGAMRDRKRYQYEVDRIKEAVRQKNLARRGPSAQIAKPIRAGQHHLSNVNAIRTGNRENECKNAFIDENKRIPAAFMYNGYA; encoded by the exons ATGGCAATGGAGACGCCGAGGGAGCGAGAGATCGCCGCCGAGGATAGCATCAAAGTAGTCTGCAGGTTCCGACCGCTCAACGATTCCGAGGAGAAGGCCGGCTCCAAGTTTATCGTCAAGTTTCCGGCCGGGGGTGACGAGAACTGCATCTCTATCGGG GGCAAAGTATATCTCTTTGATAAAGTATTCAAGCCGAATGCCACACAAGACAAAGTCTACAATGAGGCGGCAAAATCTATCGTCACGGACGTTTTGGCAGGATATAATGGAACCATTTTCGCATATGGCCAAACATCGTCAG GTAAAACGCACACGATGGAGGGAGTCATCGGCGATCCCAACAAACAGGGTATCATCCCCCGAATCGTCAATGACATTTTCAATCACATCTATGGCATGGAGGAAAATTTGGAATTTCATATTAAAGTATCGTACTTTGAGATTTACATGGATAAAATCAGGGATCTTCTCGATG TATCTAAGGTTAACTTAAGCGTACACGAAGACAAGAATCGGGTGCCGTTCGTGAAGGGCGCGACCGAACGTTTCGTTTCTAGTCCAGAGGAAGTGTTCGAGGTGATAGAGGAGGGCAAGTCGAATCGGCACATAGCCGTGACCAACATGAACGAGCACAGTTCGCGTTCCCATTCCGTTTTCCTTATAAATGTCAAACAAGAAAATCTGGAGAATCAGAAGAAGCTCTCTGGCAAGTTATATCTCGTTGATTTGGCCGGTTCGGAAAAG GTTTCTAAAACCGGTGCTGAAGGAACGGTCCTTGACGAGGCAAAAAACATCAACAAATCCCTGTCTGCGTTGGGCAATGTAATCTCAGCCTTGGCTGACGGCAATAAGACTCACATTCCTTATCGCGACTCTAAGCTAACAAGAATTCTGCAAGAATCGTTGGGTGGTAACGCCAGAACGACGATCATCATTTGTTGTTCTCCCGCTAGCTTCAATGAATCGGAAACAAAGTCGACTTTAGATTTTG GTAAACGCGCCAAGACAATCAAGAACGTTGTATGCGTAAACGAGGAATTAACGGCCGAAGAATGGAAACGTCGCTACGagcgcgagaaagaaaaagtggCCAGATGGAAGGGCAAGGTAGACAAATTGGAAGCGGAACTGTCACGTTGGCGACAGGGCGAGACCGTCAAGCCCGAGGAGCAAGTCAGCCTGGTCGAAGCACCAGATGTTACCACGCCAATCAATGTCTCCGTCGAAg GCAAACTGGACGATAGTCCGATGCCTGCCACTCCCGGTGGCGGTCTCATGATTGGTTCTCTCTCGAACGAGGAGAGACAGAAGCTCGAAGAGGAACGCGAGAGACTGTATCAACAGTTAGATGATAAGGATGAAGAGATCAATCAGCAATCGCAGTATGTCGAGAAGCTTAAGGAACAGATGGAGGAACAGGAGGAACTTATCGCCAGCGCGAGACGAGATTACGAGCAGCTACAACAGGAAATGAACCGAATACAGCAAGAGAACGAGAGCGCTAAGGAGGAGGTGAAGGAAGTACTGCAAGCACTGGAAGAGCTTGCCGTCAATTACGATCAAAAATCGCAAGAG GTTGAGCTGAAAAACAAGGAACAGGAATCCATGACGGAAGAGCTACTGGCTAAACAAGTAGCTCTAAACAACACTGCATCCGAATTGCAACAGTTGCGCGACATGTCGGCTCATCAAAGGAAACGTATCGCGGAGATGCTAGCGAATTTCCTAAAAGACTTGGGCGAAATTGGAGTCGCAATCGGTGGCGAATCTAACGAAAATCTAAAA ATTGCTCCACCGGAGAGCAATGGTAAACTCGAAGAGGAATTCACAGTGGCGCGACTGTTTATTAGCAAGATGAAGTCTGAGGTGAAAAACTTGGTGCAGCGATGTCAGGGATTGGAAAGTTTTCAAGTGGACTGTAACAAGAAA GTTTCTGAATATGAGAAGGACTTGGCCGAAAGTCGACTATTGATCTCGCAACACGAGGCACGTATGCAGACGCTGGCGGAATCGATGAAGGAAGCTGACGCACGCAAGCGGGCCCTGGAGGAGGAGGTAGACGCCTTGCGCGAGGAGTGCGCCAAACTGAAGGCTGCCGAACAGATGCAGGCGGTCACCAACAAGGAGAAAGCCGAGGAGAAGGAGGCGGCGACAAAATTGCGAGTGGCTCTGGAGGAGCAGATGGATCAGTTGAGAGATGCGCATCAAAAACAG GTTGCCGCCCTTCGAGACGAGCTGTCCCAGAAGCAGGAGTTGATCAGCGAACTCAAGGATCTGAATCAGAAGTTTACCCTGGCGCACCAGCAGATGCAGTCCGATTACGAACGGTTGAAGCAAGAGGAGGCTAACAAATCTGTCAAGCTACAGGAACTTGTCCTGTTAAACGAGCGCCGAGATCAA GCGAGAAAAGATCTCAAGGGGTTGGAGGACACAGTAGCCAAAGAACTGCAGACCTTGCACAATCTGCGTAAATTATTCGTCCAGGATCTGCAAACTAGAATAAAGAAGACTATTAGCGCCGAGGACAATGAGGACGACGGCGGTTCTCTCGCGCAGAAACAAAAGATATCCTTCTTGGAGAACAATTTGGACCAACTAACGAAG GTGCACAAACAACTCGTCAGAGACAATGCCGATCTTCGTTGCGAGCTGCCTAAATTAGAGAAGCGACTACGAGCGACGATGGAACGTATCAAGGCTCTCGAAACAGCGCTACGCGATGCCAAGGAGGGCGCGATGCGGGATCGTAAGCGCTATCAGTACGAGGTAGACCGCATTAAGGAGGCAGTCAGGCAAAAGAATCTCGCGCGTCGTGGACCGAGCGCGCAGATTGCGAAGCCGATTCGCGCGGGTCAACATCATTTGAGCAACGTCAACGCCATTAGGACTGGCAATCGTG AAAACGAATGCAAGAACGCTTTCATCGATGAAAACAAAAGAATTCCAGCGGCTTTTATGTATAATGGATAtgcataa
- the LOC126856788 gene encoding kinesin heavy chain isoform X2: MAMETPREREIAAEDSIKVVCRFRPLNDSEEKAGSKFIVKFPAGGDENCISIGGKVYLFDKVFKPNATQDKVYNEAAKSIVTDVLAGYNGTIFAYGQTSSGKTHTMEGVIGDPNKQGIIPRIVNDIFNHIYGMEENLEFHIKVSYFEIYMDKIRDLLDVSKVNLSVHEDKNRVPFVKGATERFVSSPEEVFEVIEEGKSNRHIAVTNMNEHSSRSHSVFLINVKQENLENQKKLSGKLYLVDLAGSEKVSKTGAEGTVLDEAKNINKSLSALGNVISALADGNKTHIPYRDSKLTRILQESLGGNARTTIIICCSPASFNESETKSTLDFGKRAKTIKNVVCVNEELTAEEWKRRYEREKEKVARWKGKVDKLEAELSRWRQGETVKPEEQVSLVEAPDVTTPINVSVEGKLDDSPMPATPGGGLMIGSLSNEERQKLEEERERLYQQLDDKDEEINQQSQYVEKLKEQMEEQEELIASARRDYEQLQQEMNRIQQENESAKEEVKEVLQALEELAVNYDQKSQEVELKNKEQESMTEELLAKQVALNNTASELQQLRDMSAHQRKRIAEMLANFLKDLGEIGVAIGGESNENLKIAPPESNGKLEEEFTVARLFISKMKSEVKNLVQRCQGLESFQVDCNKKVSEYEKDLAESRLLISQHEARMQTLAESMKEADARKRALEEEVDALREECAKLKAAEQMQAVTNKEKAEEKEAATKLRVALEEQMDQLRDAHQKQVAALRDELSQKQELISELKDLNQKFTLAHQQMQSDYERLKQEEANKSVKLQELVLLNERRDQARKDLKGLEDTVAKELQTLHNLRKLFVQDLQTRIKKTISAEDNEDDGGSLAQKQKISFLENNLDQLTKVHKQLVRDNADLRCELPKLEKRLRATMERIKALETALRDAKEGAMRDRKRYQYEVDRIKEAVRQKNLARRGPSAQIAKPIRAGQHHLSNVNAIRTGNRDMGNSVQ; encoded by the exons ATGGCAATGGAGACGCCGAGGGAGCGAGAGATCGCCGCCGAGGATAGCATCAAAGTAGTCTGCAGGTTCCGACCGCTCAACGATTCCGAGGAGAAGGCCGGCTCCAAGTTTATCGTCAAGTTTCCGGCCGGGGGTGACGAGAACTGCATCTCTATCGGG GGCAAAGTATATCTCTTTGATAAAGTATTCAAGCCGAATGCCACACAAGACAAAGTCTACAATGAGGCGGCAAAATCTATCGTCACGGACGTTTTGGCAGGATATAATGGAACCATTTTCGCATATGGCCAAACATCGTCAG GTAAAACGCACACGATGGAGGGAGTCATCGGCGATCCCAACAAACAGGGTATCATCCCCCGAATCGTCAATGACATTTTCAATCACATCTATGGCATGGAGGAAAATTTGGAATTTCATATTAAAGTATCGTACTTTGAGATTTACATGGATAAAATCAGGGATCTTCTCGATG TATCTAAGGTTAACTTAAGCGTACACGAAGACAAGAATCGGGTGCCGTTCGTGAAGGGCGCGACCGAACGTTTCGTTTCTAGTCCAGAGGAAGTGTTCGAGGTGATAGAGGAGGGCAAGTCGAATCGGCACATAGCCGTGACCAACATGAACGAGCACAGTTCGCGTTCCCATTCCGTTTTCCTTATAAATGTCAAACAAGAAAATCTGGAGAATCAGAAGAAGCTCTCTGGCAAGTTATATCTCGTTGATTTGGCCGGTTCGGAAAAG GTTTCTAAAACCGGTGCTGAAGGAACGGTCCTTGACGAGGCAAAAAACATCAACAAATCCCTGTCTGCGTTGGGCAATGTAATCTCAGCCTTGGCTGACGGCAATAAGACTCACATTCCTTATCGCGACTCTAAGCTAACAAGAATTCTGCAAGAATCGTTGGGTGGTAACGCCAGAACGACGATCATCATTTGTTGTTCTCCCGCTAGCTTCAATGAATCGGAAACAAAGTCGACTTTAGATTTTG GTAAACGCGCCAAGACAATCAAGAACGTTGTATGCGTAAACGAGGAATTAACGGCCGAAGAATGGAAACGTCGCTACGagcgcgagaaagaaaaagtggCCAGATGGAAGGGCAAGGTAGACAAATTGGAAGCGGAACTGTCACGTTGGCGACAGGGCGAGACCGTCAAGCCCGAGGAGCAAGTCAGCCTGGTCGAAGCACCAGATGTTACCACGCCAATCAATGTCTCCGTCGAAg GCAAACTGGACGATAGTCCGATGCCTGCCACTCCCGGTGGCGGTCTCATGATTGGTTCTCTCTCGAACGAGGAGAGACAGAAGCTCGAAGAGGAACGCGAGAGACTGTATCAACAGTTAGATGATAAGGATGAAGAGATCAATCAGCAATCGCAGTATGTCGAGAAGCTTAAGGAACAGATGGAGGAACAGGAGGAACTTATCGCCAGCGCGAGACGAGATTACGAGCAGCTACAACAGGAAATGAACCGAATACAGCAAGAGAACGAGAGCGCTAAGGAGGAGGTGAAGGAAGTACTGCAAGCACTGGAAGAGCTTGCCGTCAATTACGATCAAAAATCGCAAGAG GTTGAGCTGAAAAACAAGGAACAGGAATCCATGACGGAAGAGCTACTGGCTAAACAAGTAGCTCTAAACAACACTGCATCCGAATTGCAACAGTTGCGCGACATGTCGGCTCATCAAAGGAAACGTATCGCGGAGATGCTAGCGAATTTCCTAAAAGACTTGGGCGAAATTGGAGTCGCAATCGGTGGCGAATCTAACGAAAATCTAAAA ATTGCTCCACCGGAGAGCAATGGTAAACTCGAAGAGGAATTCACAGTGGCGCGACTGTTTATTAGCAAGATGAAGTCTGAGGTGAAAAACTTGGTGCAGCGATGTCAGGGATTGGAAAGTTTTCAAGTGGACTGTAACAAGAAA GTTTCTGAATATGAGAAGGACTTGGCCGAAAGTCGACTATTGATCTCGCAACACGAGGCACGTATGCAGACGCTGGCGGAATCGATGAAGGAAGCTGACGCACGCAAGCGGGCCCTGGAGGAGGAGGTAGACGCCTTGCGCGAGGAGTGCGCCAAACTGAAGGCTGCCGAACAGATGCAGGCGGTCACCAACAAGGAGAAAGCCGAGGAGAAGGAGGCGGCGACAAAATTGCGAGTGGCTCTGGAGGAGCAGATGGATCAGTTGAGAGATGCGCATCAAAAACAG GTTGCCGCCCTTCGAGACGAGCTGTCCCAGAAGCAGGAGTTGATCAGCGAACTCAAGGATCTGAATCAGAAGTTTACCCTGGCGCACCAGCAGATGCAGTCCGATTACGAACGGTTGAAGCAAGAGGAGGCTAACAAATCTGTCAAGCTACAGGAACTTGTCCTGTTAAACGAGCGCCGAGATCAA GCGAGAAAAGATCTCAAGGGGTTGGAGGACACAGTAGCCAAAGAACTGCAGACCTTGCACAATCTGCGTAAATTATTCGTCCAGGATCTGCAAACTAGAATAAAGAAGACTATTAGCGCCGAGGACAATGAGGACGACGGCGGTTCTCTCGCGCAGAAACAAAAGATATCCTTCTTGGAGAACAATTTGGACCAACTAACGAAG GTGCACAAACAACTCGTCAGAGACAATGCCGATCTTCGTTGCGAGCTGCCTAAATTAGAGAAGCGACTACGAGCGACGATGGAACGTATCAAGGCTCTCGAAACAGCGCTACGCGATGCCAAGGAGGGCGCGATGCGGGATCGTAAGCGCTATCAGTACGAGGTAGACCGCATTAAGGAGGCAGTCAGGCAAAAGAATCTCGCGCGTCGTGGACCGAGCGCGCAGATTGCGAAGCCGATTCGCGCGGGTCAACATCATTTGAGCAACGTCAACGCCATTAGGACTGGCAATCGTG atatGGGTAACAGCGTACAGTGA